From a single Leptidea sinapis chromosome 19, ilLepSina1.1, whole genome shotgun sequence genomic region:
- the LOC126969852 gene encoding NADH dehydrogenase [ubiquinone] 1 alpha subcomplex subunit 10, mitochondrial → MTSLIRTTFVKVISPVQSGKIAGCTILQKRDIMGKALRDSLPPRPPKPAPFDYVSKDYTWLRSLFDRTTHRMDENSKVIVVEGPVASGKTSFAAALAEDLGMKHFPEANMDIHYIQQGVDLRIFDDKVPEDTRTFDHVNFNCCPTHRLAGNFQIMMYIARFGQYIDALAHLFNTGQGVVLERSPHSDFVFLEAMFSQNYISRGVKSVYYDLRNISLEDLLRPHLVIYLDVPVTKVQEAIISRGYKHEVEGKALTCEFIQEMERQYKNKYLRDISTHAELLVYDWTGGGEVEVVVEDIERLDFDQYVHREEPKMKDWRLPREVEWADQRMTFTNYKHSFMNQFNLPRTDVPELITSADDMFEYNQVVYSHPKLKYLTGFNVAGGDDGVLFKNKTPKYGEFF, encoded by the exons ATGACAAGTCTTATCCGCACCACTTTCGTGAAGGTGATTTCACCTGTACAAAGTGGAAAAATTGCAGGATGTACAATTCTGCAGAAAAGGGACATCATGGGCAAAGCTTTACGGGACTCACTCCCACCTCGCCCTCCAAAACCAGCCCCGTTTGATTACGTTTCCAAGGATTATACCTGGTTGCGTAGTTTGTTTGATAGAACAACACACAGGATGGACGAGAACTCGAAGGTTATCGTCGTTGAGGGTCCTGTAGCTTCAGGAAAGACATCTTTCGCAGCTGCCTTAGCTGAAGACTTAGGTATGAAGCATTTTCCTGAAGCCAATATGGATATTCACTACATTCAACAAGGAGTCGACTTGCGTATTTTTGACGATAAGGTTCCTGAAGACACTCGCACTTTCGATCATGTTAATTTCAATTGCTGTCCAACACACCGTCTTGCTGGTAATTTCCAAATTATGATGTACATTGCAAGATTTGGTCAATACATTGATGCTTTGGCCCATCTCTTCAACACTGGACAAGGAGTTGTGTTGGAACGATCACCCCACTCAGATTTCGTGTTCTTGGAAGCTATGTTTTCGCAGAACTATATCAGTAGAGGAGTTAAATCTGTATATTACGACCTGAGGAATATTTCTCTTGAGGATTTGCTTCGTCCCCATCTTGTCATATATCTGGATGTGCCTGTTACGAAg gtacAAGAAGCAATAATTAGTAGAGGTTATAAACATGAGGTGGAAGGCAAGGCACTGACCTGTGAGTTTATTCAAGAAATGGAGAGGCAGTACAAAAATAAGTATCTGCGTGATATTTCAACTCATGCAGAGTTGTTGGTCTATGATTGGACTGGAGGAGGAGAAGTAGAAGTT GTTGTGGAAGATATTGAACGCTTGGATTTTGATCAATATGTACACCGTGAGGAACCCAAGATGAAGGATTGGAGGCTACCACGGGAGGTGGAGTGGGCAGACCAGAGAATGACATTCACCAACTACAAGCATAGTTTCATGAACCAGTTCAACCTGCCCAGAACCGATGTGCCGGAGCTCATTACTAGTGCAGACGACATGTTCGAGTATAACCAG GTCGTATATTCACACCCCAAACTGAAGTACTTGACTGGTTTCAACGTCGCCGGTGGAGATGATGGAGTCTTATTTAAGAATAAAACTCCAAAGTACGGAGAATTCttctga